The Pseudomonas viciae genomic interval TGTGGTCGGCGGCCATGGCCGGTGGCAACGCGGTCAAGGCGCAGAGCAACAGCAAGACCTGTGGATAACGGAGTGTCATGGTCTATTCCAGCAAGAGGTGACGGGCGAGCCCTTCGATATAGTTTTCGTCCTGGCCGTTGGGGTGAGCTTCGAAGGCCAGGTGCAAATATTCATGAGTCAGGTCAAGGCGGTCTTGCAGCGACAGCACGCCGCGCACATAGATGCGCTGGCGCTCGCGGTCGACATAAGGTCGGCCGAACGCCACACGGCACACTGCGAAAGCACTGATTTCGTTGTAGCCCACTTCGCTTTCCAGCCGCGAGCGCCAGCCGCGCCGCTGTTTCAGCAACCAGTCCTGGGCAGCCGGCAGTGCTTCGCAGGACGCCACCGGGTTGTCCCAGCGGCTGAGGCTGGCGCGCGGGTAGGCATGCAGCAGAATGGTGTCGTAGCGTTGGCCGGCGTTGGCTTGCTCCACGGCTTGGGCCCAGGACAATTTGTCCGGGCCGGCCTGGTCGGAGTGGTAGGTGACATCGGTGCCGGCCAGCACCAGATCGCTGGTCCAGGCGGCAATGGCGCGGGTTTCGGGCGCCGCCGGGCGCGGGGCGACGCGTTGGCGATGGCTGCTGTCGTCGATGCTCAGGCAGTCGCCGTTGCGTTGAGCGTTTTGCAGCAGGTAGGTGCGGGCCGCCACGGCCAAGGCCTTGGCGGCCTCGACGGGCTCAGCCTTGGCCTCCCGTTGCAGGACCCGGGCGACGTACTCTTCCCGGTCCAGTCGTGCCACCAGCTTGCCGGGCATCAGGAACAGCTCGCCGTCGCTGTGGATATCCAACTGGTTACCGTTGCTGAATTCAACGCGGTAGTCGCCGCGCAGTTGACCCGGCGTGGCTGGCCGGTCGCCCGCCATCACCCGTTGCCAGGGATAACGGGCAAACAGGCCGACTTCCACACAACGCCCGGTTTCCGCCGGCCAGCGCGATGGCAATGCCGTCGCCAAGCCATCGCCATACACCTTCAAGACCTGCTGGCTGGTGCCGCGCCCACCGGCCCACACCGGTGTGCCGTCAGCCAGCCAACCAGCGAAACCGCCCTGGCGCGACGAGGGCCCCTGGTCACCCAGCCAGCTCCAGGTCTTGACCCGCAGGCGGCTGCCCAACTCGCCGACCAGTCGCCCGTCCGCCGCGTTGAGCACCACGTCCAGCAGCACCCGACGGGCCTGGTCCTGGGCCGGCAACGTTGCCAGGGCCTTGAGCAATTGCGCGACAGGCACCTGCTGTTGAGGTTGCAAGGCGGGCAAGTCCGACAGCCACGCCGGCGCCTGGCGGGCTTGCCAGTAGTCGCGCCAGTCCGAGGCCGAAAGCCCGAGCCGCTGCGGTTCGAAGTACAAGCCGCAGGATTTCACCAGGGCCTGATCGCGACCGATGCTCTGCCCGGCATTGCAGCAATAGACCTCTTCCTTCGATTCGCCGCGACACTCGTAAACCGGCTCACGGGCGTTGGTGTCCACCAGCCAGGCGTAGACAAACAGCTTCCACAGGCTGCCCAGCGGCGCCTGCAAGGCATCAGGCAGTGGCTGACGATCCAGCACCTGGGTCTGGCTGACTCGCAGCAACTGACCGTCGAAAGCCAGGCGCAGCGGCTCGTCCTGCGCTGTTGCCAGCGCAGGGATCAAGCACAACAGCCAGCCAACCCACGGCCTGCGCATGTCAGTTGACCGTCACCTGACCGAGCGCCGGTTTCTGTTCCCGCGCCTGATTCTGCGGCGCGTAGACCTGAGTGAAACGCACCGGCGGCAAGCTGAACTGACCCTTCTGGGAGAAACGCACCAAATGCCGCAGGCGCAGTTCGCCACTGAGGGCATCCACCGGCACTGCATAAGCCATCTGGCCCGGCTCGAAGCGCGCTCTTTCCAGGGAAGTCGGTTCGCTGTCGGCCTTGCCCATCAACTGGATGCCCCAGGTGGTGCGCTCCACGTCGGCGCCCGGTGGCAGCGGCACTTCGAGCATGCCGTAGCGCAGCGGCGTCGGCGCCTTGCTGTTGATGATCACTTCATCCAGATAGAGGCTGTCGCTGGACAAGGGCTTGTTGCCCACGGCTTCGAGCTTGAAGGTGAACGCCTCATCGCCCGGCACCAGCCGCGACAGGCGACGGGTGATGGACACCGCCATCGGTGCTACTGGCGCTTGCTGGCTCTGGAAGCTCAGTGCCGCTTGCAGCGGACGCTCCTCGGCACCGGTCAGCGTCAGCATCGTCGGAAGCTGCGCGCCCTGCCATTGCCAATAGGTTTCACCGGTGGCGCCTTGCTTGGCTTTCCAGCCTTCGCCCGGAGCCAGTGCCACAGCCGGCGCGGTCTGCTCGATACTGCCTTGCAGCCAGGTCAGGGCCAAGGCCCGTTCCAGGGTGGACTGTTGCGGCAACACGCGTTCCAGCAAAGCCGTGGCGCGAGCCTGATCGAAGTTCTGCAGCGACAGCACCAGGGCCTCGACGAACGGCTGAGAGCTGAGTTCCAGTTGCTGTTGCGCGGCGTCTGCTTGACGGCTGAAAGCCGCCGGCAATGGCACCTTCGCCTGTTTCGCCAAGGACGCAGTCAGCACCCGGGCACTGGCCAGCCCCAGGGCCGAATCCGGAGCGTTCATCACCAGGCTGTCTTCGCCGCTGTCCAGCACGCTTTCGCTGCTGTCTTCACTGGCCTTCGCCAGGTCGTCCATCAGGCCGCTGAGCAAGGTATTCACCGGCAGTTGCATCTGCTTGGCGAACGACAGGATCAGCGCACGTTGCAGCAGTGGCGTGTCACCGGCCTGCTTGGCGTAGACCTCCAGCACCCGCTGCCAGTGTTCCGGCGGCAGGCTCAGGTCCAGGGCCTTGCTGGCGTGCCAGTCGGCGTAATAGGCGTAGGCGGTGAGGAACGCATCCGGCTCGCCGTCCTGGCCCCACCAGGTGAAGCTCGCCGAAGGCCCGGCCATCTGCACCAGGCGCAAGCGACTGTTTTGCATGATCAGGCGCAAGCGATCGCGGATCTGCGGGTTCGACGCCAGGGCCGGGTAGGCAATGCTCAACGGCAGCAGGCGGCTGGCGGTCTGCTCGACGCCGCCGTAGGGGTAGCTCAGCAGATCATCCAGGGCCGAACGGAACAGCGCTTGCGGGCTGTCATCCAGGCGCAGTCGGATGTCGCTGGCGTCAGCCGGCAGGGTCAGCGGAGTGTCACCGCTGGCCACGTCGAGGCGCTGGCTCTGGGTCACTTGCCAACCGTTGCCGCTGGCGTTCAGGTGTACAGCCAGGGCGTCCTGGGTTTCACCGTTCAACTGCAACTGCACGCTCAAGTCACCGTTGCTCAGTTCCAAGGCCGGCAGCGGTACGTAGTTGATGCCATTTTTCAGCTCTACCACCACGCGCTGTTCAGCACCGGCGTAACGGATCAACAGCTCAGCTTTCAGCGGCTTTTCCGCCTGACTGAAGGCAAACAGGCCCATCTGCGGTTTGTCGCCAGTGCGGAACCGGGTCGGGCCGCTCCACTTCAGGTACAGCGGTTTTTCCGAACCGATGAATTGTTTCTTCTGACCCACCTGGCCGTCATCGGAGATGGCCCGGGCGGTGATGCGCCAACGGGTCAGGGAGTCCGGCATCTTGAAGGTGAAACGAACCTTGCCGCTGGCGTCGGTGACCAGCTCCGGCTGCCAGGCGGCAGTGTCGATGTCTTCACGACGCGGCCGCTCCAGCACCTTGACCCCACGCTCGCTGCGGTTGGCCTTGCCCGGCGCGCCGGGGCTGCCCGGCAGTGCCACGTCGTAGCTGATGAACGACAGGCTGGCGCTGGTGCGCACGTTGTTGCGACGCGGGTGATAGAAGAACTGGTCGATGGTCGGCGCCACTTCCGGTTGCAGGGCGTAGACCATTTCATCGACGACGCTGACGGTCAGGTGCGCGGGGATCGCCTTGCCAGCGAACTGGGTGCTCAGGTCCACGGTCACCGTGTCGCCCGGCCGGTAGGTGGCTTTATCGGTGACGACGGCGACGTCGATCTGCGGCGCAACCACCTTGATGCCGGCGTTCTGGAAGCTGTACTGGCCGCCCTTGGTGTAGAGCACCGAGAAGGTCATGTTTGGCGCGAAGGCGTCCTTCACCGGAATCCGCGCGCGGTATTGGGTGTCACTGAGCTTTTCCATCTTCAGCCAGTCACTGCCCTTGGACAGCAGCGCCGTGGCCTCGACCTTGTCACGCTCAAGCGACAGCAACGCATCGCTGACCGGTTCCGGAAAGGTGATCAGCGCCAGGGCTTCATCACCCATTTTGTATTCGGTTTTATCGAGGACGATCTCTACGGTGCCCGGGACGGCCTTGATGCCTTCGCCGGTCACGGCATGGCCGGCGGCGCCAATGACTCGGCCGTGGTCATCCTTGAGTGTCAGGTTGTAGGTGCCGGGGCGGTCGAAGGTCAGGCTGAAACCCTTGTCCTTGGCCGCAAGCTTGCCTTCGCCGGTGCTCTGGTCTTCCAGCCGTACCCATCCATAACTGCCCGGGGTCACGGCTTTGGCCTGCTCGTTGCCGCCTTCGTTGGCGTAGCTGAACGAAACCTTCTGGCCGACGGCACTGAACCGCTGGGGTGCGCTCAGGCGGAAATTCGCCGCGCCACGGTCGATGAGGATTTCCTTGGTGGTCTTGACCCGATACGCCGCGCCGTCGCTGGCAAACACGGTCAACGTGTAGCGGCTCGGCTTGTCGGCGGCCGGCAGGTCGAGGATGGCGTTGCCCTTGGCATCGGTGGTCACTTCGCTGCTGGTCAGCTCCACCGGGAATTGCCCCAGGTATTGCAGCTCGTTATCCACCATCGACAATTGCTGGGCCCGCAGGCTCAGGCTGACCTTGGCGTTGGCCACCGGCTTGCCGTCCGGGTACAGCAGCACGAGATTGCCCTTGACCGGCTCGCCGGTGCGGTAATCCTGCTTGGCCAGGTTCAGGGCGATTTCGAAGTGCGGCTTGATGTATTCGGCCACGCGAAAGGCGCTGCTGTAGAGCTGGTCCTTGTAGCTGAAGCGCAGCTCATAGCCGCCGGCCACGGCGTTTTCCGGCAGTTGGAAACGGCCTTGGGTACCGGCCTTGGAATCCAGCTTCAGGGCCAGGGTTTGCAGGGCGGTGCCGGTGGCATCCAGCACGCTGACATTGACGTCGGCGGCGCTCGGTTGCACCGAATCACGGGCGTTCTTGAATTCACGGCCGACGATTTTCAGCGACACCCAATCCCCCGGCCGGTACAGCGGCCGGTCGGTGAAGGCATAGAGCTTGGTGTCGTAGATTTCGCTGTCGTAGTAGAAGTTTTCCGAGACGAATACCCCGCCCTCCTCGTCTTCGCCGATGACGAACGAACGCTCCGGGCTGACGTGCTTGAGGCGCAGCAAACCGTCTTCATCGGTGGCACCGCTGCTCATCACGCCCAGGCCGTCGGTCCAGAGCACGTTGACCTTGGGCACCGAACGACCTTCATGCTTGCGTGCGGCCCAGACCAGCAGCTCGTCACCGGCAATCTTGCTCACCGCCACGGTGTTGGAGACGAAGACCATGGTGGTCGCGCGGTACTTGCCGATCAGTGCTTCCACCAGGTACAGGCCCGGCTTCAACTGGCCCAGCGGCACGTAGACGTTGCCCGGCGCGACGCTGATGAAGTCACTGGACGAACCGGCCAGGTTGACGCCCGCAGGCGGCTGGATCGGCTTGGCCTGCCACAGCGGATAACGGAACTGGCTGACCACCGGCAAACCCGGGATCAAGGCGAACTGTGCCGGCGCGTCGTACGGAGTCGGTGCAACCAGGGCGTTGCCGACCTTCAATTCCGGCACTTCTTCAGTGACTTGCTGGCGCGACTCGTAGGAGAACGCCCGCTGCATGACCCGACGGGATTTGCGATACCAGTTGTCCCACAGGTACGCCAGGGTGTTCGACAGGCCTTCGCCCTTGAACTGGCCATCGCTGACTACGCGGTGCAGGTTTTTCTGGCGCTTGAGGAAATCCAGCGGCTTGTCGATGCGATAGACGCGGATATCGGCGCCGCCGTAAGGCTCCATGCGGAACCGACGATAGTCGCGGCCCGGCGCTTCGAGGCGAACCATGGCCTGCTCGTCGCTGGCAAAGCTGCTGTCGGCCAGCAGGAAGAAGCTTTCACCGGACACCGGCGTGTAGCCGCTGGGCTCCACGGTGTCTTCGGCATTCACCAGGGGTGCCAGCAACAGGGCAAACAACAAGGGCAGTTTTGAACACAAGCGCAGCATGCGGGCACCGGTCATTGGGAGAGAAAGTTGAGTCGATAGACGCCGATGAAGTTGGGGTTGGCTGCGTCGGGTATCCATCGGGTGTCCTTCCAGTTCATGAGTTGTTGCAGGCTTGCGGAGCGCATGCCGTTGTCGGTAGGGGTTGTGGTGCCGGTGTGATAGGCGATGTAGCGGCCCATCCAGATCATCAGGTGCTGGTCGTCGCCCTGATCGAAGAACATCAGGTCGCCAGGGCGGGCCTGGGCCACATCGCGGCCCACCAGGCGACTGTTGAACTGGATCAGCTTGATGGCGTTGACGTAGGGCCCGACCTTGCCGCCGCCCTGCTGCCATTGCTGGGCGAGGCGTCGTTGCGCATCGCTCAGGGGCAACTCCGGTGGCAGGTAGCGATTGGACAGGCCATTGCTACGCAGCCATTTGTCATCGTGGACCTTCAGCGCTTCGTTGGCGGCAAAGCGCACCAGCCCGGCACAGTCCTGCTGATACCAGCGCGGGCTCGGGCCTCTGGTCAGTTGTTCCTGGGCAATGCGCACGAACCAGGCACGAAAGACCTGGGACTGCTGCACATCCAGCGCCGGCGTCTCGACGGCAAACGCCTGCCCACCGAGCAGCAACGCCAGCAGCAAGGTCAATCCGGAGGTGCGGATCATTCCGGTCACAGCGCTTTCCATTCCAATGGCAGCCACTGCCAGTGACCGTCCGGCTCGCTGCCCTCAGGCAACGTCAGGGCGTATTTGCCGTAGCCGCCGAGGGTGCGCAGTTTCGGGATCAGGTAGGTTTGCGCGGCGTTGTAGAACACCGGTTCCATGTCCTGGGGCAAGCTGTCGAGGGTTTCGCGCTGCATCAGTTGCGCCATGGCGTCCGGGCCGAAGTAGATCGGCATCAGTACATCCTTGGGCACCACGTCAGCCATGGGCGGGAAGCGTTTGGCGAGGGTGCCGAGGGCCTTGTCCACCAATTTGTCGTCGAGGGAAAACAGCAAGGTTGAACCGTGACGCGCCAGGCTCACGCGCATGAACGCCTTGCCGGTGATCGCATCGGGCTGCTCTGCGTCCTTGGCCAGGTAGGGGCCGAAATTGGAGCTGACCTGACGCTGCCACTGGTGCGTCGAGCCTTCTTGCTTCTCGACCACGGGGAACGCATGTTCGGCGACGTTGTTTTCATAGGCGCCCACCATCGAACCGAACAGCTTGCCCATGTCGGCGTCGAGCTTGCCGTCGTCTTCGTTCAGGCTCGCCACCAGCAGCGGCGTGTACAGCCGCGAATCGGCGTACCAGCACAAGCCTGCCGCGCCGGCCATGTGGTCGATCATGGACTGGGCGGCCTTGTCGTCGGCACCGAGTCTCACCAGCAAGGGTTTCTGTTGCTCGGCGGCCAGGGGCAAAGCGACGCAAGCACTGGCGCCCATGGGCATGGCCTGCCAGATCGGCTTGAAGTCGAAGTCCGGCTGGTTTTCCTGTTCGTCCAGGGCCAGGAAGCTGTGCCAGCCCTTGTCGTCCATGTCGAAACGCAAACCCGCGAAGTTCGGGATGAAACGCTGGTAGCCCATGGCAAGAACGCTGGCGTTGACCGAAAGACGTTGCTTCACTTCCGGCGCCTTGGGCGGCAGGCCGAAGGCTTCGGGGAAGAGTTTTTCACCGGCCAGCAGCGCTTCGAGGGCCTGGGTCGAGACCATGCCGGGCTCATCGACAGGGCCATTAGCGTTGTCGTAAAGCTTGGTCGGATTCGACAGCACGACCATCTTGTCGCCATGGGAGGCGAAGGCCAGGGATTTGCTGGCGTTATAGCTCAGTTGGTAAAGCGCGACCTCATCGCCGCCCACCTTCAGGTCGCCGAGCTTGCTCAACTGGGTGTCGTCCAAGGCGACTTTCGCCAACGGCTCCAGCACCTTCGCCAAGCCGCCGCGGTCCATCACCAACAGGAAGTCCTTGAGCCGCCCGTCGGCGCCCCGCCACAGCGCCACATCGGCCGGCTGGTCGAACAACTGCTCGATCAGGCTGTCCTGCAGCTTGAGGTCATGCTCGTAGATGATCCGGCGCAGACTGCCGATCAGCCCGAGGCGGTCGGCATGGGCCTCGTAATAGAAGACAAAGTCTTCGGTGAGCGTGGCCTTGAGAAACGGCACCGCCAACAGGTCCTTGGGCAACTGGCTCAGGGAATGCGCCTCAAGCAAGCCGTCGGGGCGGCTCACGCCGAGCTTTTCCAGGGCAAGCTCCATGGGTGGCGCCTTGGGCTTGGTGATGAACCAGCCCAACCCGGCAGCGACACCGACCACCAGGCACAGCCCGATCAGCAGCGCCGGCCAACGGCGTACAGGTTTGGCGAGAGGTGTCGGCGTGGTCGGGGAAGCAGTGTTGTCGCTCATATTCACAAGGGCCTGTTCATCCGTGGAGCGGATACTTAGTAGTTGAAAGTCTTGACCAGCAACAGATCGCCAATGGCGCGCAGGGGCACGACAAAGGTTTCGCGTTTTTCATCGACGGTGTTTTCGTTGAGCACCAGGTTGATCTGCGAGGTGATCACCTCCTTCTCGTTACTGGTTTCCTCGAAGTTGTAGCCGCCGCTGCCGTAGTTGCCCCAATAGTTCACGTAGACCAGATAGGTGCCGTGCATAGGCGCGGTCATGGTGAACATTTCCGGGCCGGGGCCATCGACCCCATCCGGGTCGAGGCCGCCGCCGTTGGTCAGCGCCGGCTGGCCGAAAAACGCATGTTGGCCGTCGGGTGTGACGATATGCAGATCGAGTTCGGCCTTGGGATCGTCCCAGCCCAGCACCACGCGGATCTGCGCGGGGGTGCGCAGGTTGTTGGCCTCATAGAACTGCACGCGCTTGAGGGACTGGCCCTCGGAGCTGCGCACCTCGACGCTGTTGGAACCGGCGCCGAACGCATACGGCCGGGCGAAACGCCCTTCGTCGTCGGTATAGAGATTCAATGGATTGCCGTTGACCGCCAGGCTGTGGGGCGGACGGGCCGTGCCCATGGCCTTGAGCCGACCCTCGATCATCGTGCGATTGCGCTGCACGCCACGGTCGATGGGCGGTGTGGGATAGGCGACCCGAGGGTTTTCAGTACGATCGAGCAAGCCGCTGTAGCGCCAGCCGCCCACCGGCTCCGACATCTCAGCCGAAGGCTGCGCCCACGCCAGCGGCGCACCGAGCAACACGATCAATAAAGAAAGAAAACGCACGTATGCCTCCTGCCATGCATGACGCAACCCGGCGCCCTTCCTCGGCGCTGCTTGTCATTATTCGGGTTTCGTCTGAAGGCCCCGTCGCAAGGGGGCCGTAGATGGCGCGAAGAGTATCGATTTGACGGTTTTTTCACAATCGGGGAACGCGCGATTCTGTGTGGGAAATCACGTACTGAGGGGTGCGTGAGCCGAATAGACGATTTATTCGGCTCACCAAATGAGCCGAATATGAAAAACGATCCCAATTGCTCCCGTGTGGCGAGGGAACTTGCTTCCGCTCGACTGCGCCCTGTAGGCGCTGCCGGAGGCTGCGATCTTTTGATCTTTCGCTTGGGACTCAAATGCCTGGAGAAAGATCGCAGCCTCGTTGCACTCGACAGTCCCTACACAGCCCAGCGGGAGCAAGCTCCCTCGCCACAAAAGCAGTGGGTCACGGGCCGCGTTTGCCCTGCCCTGATTTGCCCCAAAACCCCATGTCTGCTAGTGTCGCGCCGGTTTAACAGTCAACCGGAATAGCCGCCATGGCCCGCAAAAAAGCTGCACTGGATTTCGAACAATCTCTGGCCGACCTGCAAACGCTGGTCGAACGGCTGGAGAACGGCGAATTGTCGCTGGAAGACTCGCTGACCGCCTTCGAGCAGGGTATCGGCTTGACTCGCGACTGCCAGGCGGCGCTGGCCCAGGCCGAGCAGAAGGTGCAATTGCTGCTCGAGCGTGACGGTGAACTGACCGAAGAGCCTTTCGACGCGGAACAGCCTGAATGATCGGCGCCTATCAGGCCAGCAGTCAGGCCCGGGTCAATGCTGCACTGGACACTTTGTTCACCGCGCCAAGCCCGGAGCTGGCGCGCCTGTACGAAGCCATGCGCTACAGCGTGATGAACGGCGGCAAGCGCGTGCGCCCACTGCTGGCCTACGCCGCGTGCGAAGCCTTGGGCGGCCAGGCCGAACAGGCCAACGGCGCGGCGTGCGCGGTGGAGCTGATTCACGCTTATTCGCTGGTTCACGATGATTTGCCGGCCATGGACGACGACGACCTGCGTCGCGGCCAGCCCACCACCCACAAGCAATTCGACGAAGCCTGCGCGATCCTCGCCGGCGACGGCTTGCAGAGCCTGGCCTTCAGCGCCCTGCTGGACCCGACCCT includes:
- a CDS encoding DUF2300 domain-containing protein; this translates as MRRPWVGWLLCLIPALATAQDEPLRLAFDGQLLRVSQTQVLDRQPLPDALQAPLGSLWKLFVYAWLVDTNAREPVYECRGESKEEVYCCNAGQSIGRDQALVKSCGLYFEPQRLGLSASDWRDYWQARQAPAWLSDLPALQPQQQVPVAQLLKALATLPAQDQARRVLLDVVLNAADGRLVGELGSRLRVKTWSWLGDQGPSSRQGGFAGWLADGTPVWAGGRGTSQQVLKVYGDGLATALPSRWPAETGRCVEVGLFARYPWQRVMAGDRPATPGQLRGDYRVEFSNGNQLDIHSDGELFLMPGKLVARLDREEYVARVLQREAKAEPVEAAKALAVAARTYLLQNAQRNGDCLSIDDSSHRQRVAPRPAAPETRAIAAWTSDLVLAGTDVTYHSDQAGPDKLSWAQAVEQANAGQRYDTILLHAYPRASLSRWDNPVASCEALPAAQDWLLKQRRGWRSRLESEVGYNEISAFAVCRVAFGRPYVDRERQRIYVRGVLSLQDRLDLTHEYLHLAFEAHPNGQDENYIEGLARHLLLE
- a CDS encoding alpha-2-macroglobulin family protein, whose protein sequence is MTGARMLRLCSKLPLLFALLLAPLVNAEDTVEPSGYTPVSGESFFLLADSSFASDEQAMVRLEAPGRDYRRFRMEPYGGADIRVYRIDKPLDFLKRQKNLHRVVSDGQFKGEGLSNTLAYLWDNWYRKSRRVMQRAFSYESRQQVTEEVPELKVGNALVAPTPYDAPAQFALIPGLPVVSQFRYPLWQAKPIQPPAGVNLAGSSSDFISVAPGNVYVPLGQLKPGLYLVEALIGKYRATTMVFVSNTVAVSKIAGDELLVWAARKHEGRSVPKVNVLWTDGLGVMSSGATDEDGLLRLKHVSPERSFVIGEDEEGGVFVSENFYYDSEIYDTKLYAFTDRPLYRPGDWVSLKIVGREFKNARDSVQPSAADVNVSVLDATGTALQTLALKLDSKAGTQGRFQLPENAVAGGYELRFSYKDQLYSSAFRVAEYIKPHFEIALNLAKQDYRTGEPVKGNLVLLYPDGKPVANAKVSLSLRAQQLSMVDNELQYLGQFPVELTSSEVTTDAKGNAILDLPAADKPSRYTLTVFASDGAAYRVKTTKEILIDRGAANFRLSAPQRFSAVGQKVSFSYANEGGNEQAKAVTPGSYGWVRLEDQSTGEGKLAAKDKGFSLTFDRPGTYNLTLKDDHGRVIGAAGHAVTGEGIKAVPGTVEIVLDKTEYKMGDEALALITFPEPVSDALLSLERDKVEATALLSKGSDWLKMEKLSDTQYRARIPVKDAFAPNMTFSVLYTKGGQYSFQNAGIKVVAPQIDVAVVTDKATYRPGDTVTVDLSTQFAGKAIPAHLTVSVVDEMVYALQPEVAPTIDQFFYHPRRNNVRTSASLSFISYDVALPGSPGAPGKANRSERGVKVLERPRREDIDTAAWQPELVTDASGKVRFTFKMPDSLTRWRITARAISDDGQVGQKKQFIGSEKPLYLKWSGPTRFRTGDKPQMGLFAFSQAEKPLKAELLIRYAGAEQRVVVELKNGINYVPLPALELSNGDLSVQLQLNGETQDALAVHLNASGNGWQVTQSQRLDVASGDTPLTLPADASDIRLRLDDSPQALFRSALDDLLSYPYGGVEQTASRLLPLSIAYPALASNPQIRDRLRLIMQNSRLRLVQMAGPSASFTWWGQDGEPDAFLTAYAYYADWHASKALDLSLPPEHWQRVLEVYAKQAGDTPLLQRALILSFAKQMQLPVNTLLSGLMDDLAKASEDSSESVLDSGEDSLVMNAPDSALGLASARVLTASLAKQAKVPLPAAFSRQADAAQQQLELSSQPFVEALVLSLQNFDQARATALLERVLPQQSTLERALALTWLQGSIEQTAPAVALAPGEGWKAKQGATGETYWQWQGAQLPTMLTLTGAEERPLQAALSFQSQQAPVAPMAVSITRRLSRLVPGDEAFTFKLEAVGNKPLSSDSLYLDEVIINSKAPTPLRYGMLEVPLPPGADVERTTWGIQLMGKADSEPTSLERARFEPGQMAYAVPVDALSGELRLRHLVRFSQKGQFSLPPVRFTQVYAPQNQAREQKPALGQVTVN
- a CDS encoding DUF1175 domain-containing protein; the protein is MIRTSGLTLLLALLLGGQAFAVETPALDVQQSQVFRAWFVRIAQEQLTRGPSPRWYQQDCAGLVRFAANEALKVHDDKWLRSNGLSNRYLPPELPLSDAQRRLAQQWQQGGGKVGPYVNAIKLIQFNSRLVGRDVAQARPGDLMFFDQGDDQHLMIWMGRYIAYHTGTTTPTDNGMRSASLQQLMNWKDTRWIPDAANPNFIGVYRLNFLSQ
- a CDS encoding DUF2138 domain-containing protein encodes the protein MSDNTASPTTPTPLAKPVRRWPALLIGLCLVVGVAAGLGWFITKPKAPPMELALEKLGVSRPDGLLEAHSLSQLPKDLLAVPFLKATLTEDFVFYYEAHADRLGLIGSLRRIIYEHDLKLQDSLIEQLFDQPADVALWRGADGRLKDFLLVMDRGGLAKVLEPLAKVALDDTQLSKLGDLKVGGDEVALYQLSYNASKSLAFASHGDKMVVLSNPTKLYDNANGPVDEPGMVSTQALEALLAGEKLFPEAFGLPPKAPEVKQRLSVNASVLAMGYQRFIPNFAGLRFDMDDKGWHSFLALDEQENQPDFDFKPIWQAMPMGASACVALPLAAEQQKPLLVRLGADDKAAQSMIDHMAGAAGLCWYADSRLYTPLLVASLNEDDGKLDADMGKLFGSMVGAYENNVAEHAFPVVEKQEGSTHQWQRQVSSNFGPYLAKDAEQPDAITGKAFMRVSLARHGSTLLFSLDDKLVDKALGTLAKRFPPMADVVPKDVLMPIYFGPDAMAQLMQRETLDSLPQDMEPVFYNAAQTYLIPKLRTLGGYGKYALTLPEGSEPDGHWQWLPLEWKAL
- a CDS encoding YfaP family protein, which produces MRFLSLLIVLLGAPLAWAQPSAEMSEPVGGWRYSGLLDRTENPRVAYPTPPIDRGVQRNRTMIEGRLKAMGTARPPHSLAVNGNPLNLYTDDEGRFARPYAFGAGSNSVEVRSSEGQSLKRVQFYEANNLRTPAQIRVVLGWDDPKAELDLHIVTPDGQHAFFGQPALTNGGGLDPDGVDGPGPEMFTMTAPMHGTYLVYVNYWGNYGSGGYNFEETSNEKEVITSQINLVLNENTVDEKRETFVVPLRAIGDLLLVKTFNY
- a CDS encoding exodeoxyribonuclease VII small subunit, with the translated sequence MARKKAALDFEQSLADLQTLVERLENGELSLEDSLTAFEQGIGLTRDCQAALAQAEQKVQLLLERDGELTEEPFDAEQPE